One Fundulus heteroclitus isolate FHET01 chromosome 1, MU-UCD_Fhet_4.1, whole genome shotgun sequence genomic window carries:
- the LOC118563930 gene encoding uncharacterized protein LOC118563930 produces the protein MAENLSEIVTFLRGRGTSEETISWIQEQKIDREVILLMEDAQLANYLPSYGDRIALFNFCKRQTHSAKRKQGLFEKLREKLKLRKETQTGEEEPGTSNKTKKARAKTATRNIEIGWVHTDGKITKQVRAKQGGGTRKIPINIQAGCDEILKQGKSLFFPDGKSSKGHECDFEFDVWDFKQNPFPKDVTVEMLYNTVKLPLLRFYISTQLKSELSEESDDNNHTCVKCVPQPDVPDNEALDEPSVDRHCWQDLTDEVHVSIPDVFIVSEEVLTDSTVTRECSASSSQETRTVVISDPITFYSGKNYVIEDDADPEITFGAQAGNDDSLSDTLIYEPLELPQSPLNLLPETVLVLHYSNSFNEMIEAFSDPEILNKTLKVRRLLPDNSVERGSGSGVIRDVYSSFWAEFYERCTLGTTFKVPFLRHDFCAATWKAVGRILLKGFQDCQYLPIKLAPPFLEEMFYGEVHSDLTRSFLMYVSTQEQDVLKHALDHFDTVDDDDLLEVLDRYECRKRVTAATLPDILAEISHKELVQKPMFVIDCWREVTQPLIHLKSGELTKMYNDFKPTPKRVVGILNFPTEMTSKQAEVAQHLKRYVRELNEEKLGRFLRFCTGSDLLLSGIIEVEFTVQTSFTRRPIGHTCGMLLELSDSYDSFPDFRSEFNSILESNVWVMDIV, from the exons ATGGCAGAGAATCTGTCAGAAATTGTGACTTTCCTGAGAGGTCGAGGTACATCTGAAGAAACAATCAGTTGGATTCAAGAGCAAAAG ATTGACAGAGAGGTCATCCTGCTAATGGAAGATGCCCAGCTAGCAAACTATCTTCCATCATATGGAGACAGGATTGCTTTGTTCAACTTTTGCAAGCGTCAAACACACTCAGCAAAACGGAAGCAGGGACTTTTTGAAAAGCTAAGGGAGAAGCTCAAGCTTAGAAAGGAAACCCAAACTGGAGAGGAGGAGCCAGGAACCtccaacaaaaccaaaaaagctagagcaaaaacagcaacaagaaaTATTGAAATAGGATGGGTTCACACTGAtggcaaaataacaaaacaagtCAGAGCAAAGCAAGGTGGGGGCACAAGGAAGATTCCTATAAACATTCAGGCAGGATGTGATGAGATACTAAAACAAGGAAAATCCCTATTCTTTCCAGATGGAAAATCCAGCAAAGGTCACGAATGTGATTTTGAATTTGATGTTTGGGATTTCAAGCAAAATCCTTTTCCCAAGGATGTCACAGTTGAAATGTTATACAACACAGTTAAACTCCCACTTCTGCGCTTCTATATATCAACTCAACTAAAATCAGAGTTAAGTGAAGAGTCTGATGATAACAACCACACCTGTGTCAAATGTGTTCCTCAGCCTGATGTACCAGATAACGAGGCCCTTGATGAACCATCGGTGGACAGACATTGTTGGCAGGATTTAACAGATGAGGTTCATGTCTCCATTCCAGATGTGTTTATTGTTTCTGAAGAAGTCCTCACAGATTCTACAGTAACGAGAGAATGCTCTGCAAGCTCAAGTCAAGAAACAAGAACAGTTGTCATCAGTGATCCCATAACTTTTTACAGTGGCAAGAATTATGTTATTGAGGATGACGCTGACCCTGAAATCACTTTTGGTGCACAAGCAGGGAATGATGACTCCCTCAGTGACACATTGATCTATGAACCTCTTGAGTTACCTCAAAGTCCTCTTAATCTTTTGCCTGAAACAGTTTTGGTCTTGCACTACTCAAACAGCTTCAATGAAATGATAGAGGCCTTTTCTGACCCTGAAATCTTGAACAAAACACTGAAAGTCAGACGTCTTCTTCCTGACAACTCAGTAGAGAGGGGTAGTGGTTCTGGTGTAATCAGAGATGTCTACAGTAGCTTCTGGGCAGAGTTTTACGAACGTTGTACGCTTGGAACAACTTTCAAAGTGCCCTTTCTTAGACATGATTTCTGTGCTGCCACTTGGAAAGCAGTCGGGAGAATTCTTCTGAAAGGATTTCAAGATTGCCAGTATTTGCCAATTAAACTTGCCCCTCCTTTCCTTGAGGAGATGTTTTATGGGGAGGTACACAGTGATCTGACAAGAAGCTTTCTGATGTATGTGAGCACACAAGAACAAGATGTCCTCAAGCATGCATTAGATCATTTTGACActgttgatgatgatgacctTCTTGAAGTGCTTGACAGATATGAATGTAGGAAGAGAGTCACTGCTGCTACTCTTCCAGACATCTTGGCTGAAATATCTCACAAGGAACTTGTGCAGAAACCAATGTTTGTCATCGACTGCTGGAGGGAGGTCACACAGCCACTGATTCATCTAAAATCTGGCGAACTGACCAAAATGTATAATGATTTCAAACCCACCCCAAAGAGAGTAGTAGGAATATTAAACTTTCCTACAGAGATGACATCCAAGCAGGCAGAAGTGGCACAGCACCTGAAAAGATACGTCAGGGAGCTTAACGAGGAAAAGCTAGGAAGATTTTTGAGGTTCTGCACTGGCTCTGATTTATTGTTATCTGGAATAATTGAGGTTGAGTTTACAGTTCAGACCAGCTTCACAAGAAGGCCAATTGGACACACATGTGGGATGCTCCTAGAACTGTCTGACAGCTATGATAGTTTTCCTGATTTCCGCAGTGAGTTCAATTCCATTCTAGAGAGCAACGTCTGGGTAATGGATATTGTGTAG
- the LOC118563931 gene encoding uncharacterized protein LOC118563931: MTTLTRSTVFPKMRNIEHLVKLYFGIGFTNKEILSLLAHQHQIIISIRTLKRLCKRLCLYRRKNQTDPEEIASFVEEELSGSGRLQGYRWLHLRAIQRGIVVSQNTMRMIIKILDPEGVELRRARRLRRRQYISRGPNALWHMDSYDKLKPFGIAINGCIDGFSRHIMWMEAYYTNSDPKVIADYFINTVNRIGGCPQQVRADPGTENGHVREMQMFLRRNHQDSYAGEGSFIYGCSTANQRIESWWGVLRKQSVQFWMDIFKTMRDDGYFTGSFLDRNLIQFCFLNLIQDELDKAVRTWNSHLIRTRPAHGTPGGRPILMFSMPQLYAAEDKLQPVLEEDMAVCREECTPKGQYPCDETVFELCILLMDENGWEAPTDAYAAAELYSLLRNEILGNL, translated from the exons atgACAACTCTTACAAGAAGCACTGTCTTCCCTAAAATGAGGAATATCGAGCATCTTGTGAAGTTATACTTTGGGatcggtttcacaaataaggaaatattaAGTCTTTTAGCACACCAGCATCAAATTATTATCAGCATCAGAACTTTAAAACGACTGTGCAAACGTCTTTGTCTGTATCGAAGAAAGAACCAAACGGATCCAGAAGAAATTGCCTCTTTCGTGGAAGAGGAGCTGTCTGGTAGTGGTCGCCTACAAGGCTATCGGTGGTTACATCTGCGTGCCATTCAAAGAGGGATTGTTGTTTCTCAGAACACAATGAGGATGATCATCAAGATTTTGGATCCCGAGGGAGTGGAACTCCGGCGAGCACGGCGTCTCCGACGCCGGCAGTACATCAGCAGGGGACCCAATGCTCTGTGGCATATGGATTCATATGACAAACTTAAGCCGTTTGGCATAGCAATCAATGGCTGCATTGACGGATTTAGTCGGCACATTATGTGGATGGAAGCCTATTACACTAACAGCGACCCAAAGGTGATCGCGGACTACTTCATTAACACAGTGAATCGTATTGGAGGCTGTCCACAGCAGGTGCGAGCCGACCCAGGTACGGAAAATGGGCATGTCAGAGAAATGCAGATGTTCTTACGGAGGAATCACCAGGACAGTTATGCAGGAGAAGGAAGCTTTATTTACGGTTGCAGCACGGCAAATCAACGGATTGAGTCATGGTGGGGAGTTTTACGTAAGCAGAGTGTGCAATTTTggatggacatttttaaaaccatgagaGATGATGGCTATTTCACAGGCAGCTTCTTGGACAGAAACCTGATACAATTCTGCTTTCTCAACCTCATCCAG GATGAACTGGACAAGGCTGTAAGAACATGGAATTCACACCTAATAAGAACAAGGCCCGCCCATGGAACACCTGGAGGGCGCCCTATTCTAATGTTCAGCATGCCACAGCTGTATGCAGCAGAAGACAAACTCCAACCTGTTCTGGAGGAGGATATGGCTGTTTGCAGGGAGGAGTGCACCCCAAAAGGGCAGTACCCCTGTGATGAAACTGTTTTTGAGCTTTGCATCCTCCTTATGGATGAAAATGGCTGGGAAGCTCCTACAGATGCATATGCTGCAGCAGAATTGTATTCATTATTAAGAAATGAGATACTGGGAAATCTTTGA
- the LOC105928577 gene encoding protein ILRUN has product MEGMDLDLDLDQELMQKFSCMGTTDKDILISEFQRLLGFQLNPAGCAFFLDMTNWNLQAAIGAYYDFESPNFSAPCMSFVKDVTIGEGESVPPDTPFTKTWRIQNTGAESWPPGVSLKYVGGDQFGHVNMVMVRSLDPQEMADVSVQMHSPVSPGMYQGQWRMCTATGLYYGDVIWVILSVEVGGLLGVTQQLSSFQAEFNTQPHRSVEGDYNPFASPQKSKCPNSNNNHVHSDGSSSVTEEHLQGSPLQLQQGQNGLSHSSVDIVANRLQSSLSVVPCNQIQEPSPFGHS; this is encoded by the exons ATGGAGGGcatggacctggacctggacctggaccaggAGCTCATGCAGAAATTCAGCTGCATGGGCACAAcagacaaagacattttaatatcGGAATTTCAGAGGCTCCTCGGCTTCCAGCTGAATCCCGCCGGATGCGCCTTCTTCCTGGACATGACCAACTG GAACTTGCAGGCTGCCATAGGAGCTTACTATGACTTTGAAAGCCCCAACTTCAGTGCGCCTTGCATGTCCTTTGTGAAAGACGTGACGATCGGCGAGGGTGAATCCGTTCCCCCTGACACCCCATTCACAAAGACTTGGAGGATACAGAACACGG GTGCAGAGTCGTGGCCTCCTGGGGTCTCTCTGAAGTACGTGGGAGGAGATCAGTTTGGCCATGTGAACATGGTAATGGTGCGCTCTCTGGATCCCCAGGAAATGGCCGACGTCAGCGTCCAGATGCACAGCCCCGTCTCTCCTGGCATGTACCAGGGTCAGTGGAGAATGTGCACAGCTACGGGACTTTACTATGGAG ATGTCATTTGGGTGATCCTGAGCGTAGAGGTCGGAGGCCTCCTGGGAGTCACGCAGCAGCTGTCCTCTTTCCAAGCCGAGTTCAACACCCAGCCTCACCGCAGCGTGGAGGGAGACTACAACCCCTTTGCCTCGCCACAGAAGAGCAAGTGCcccaacagcaacaacaaccacGTCCACAGCGACGGCAGCAGTAGTGTCACAGAGGAACATTTGCAGGGAAGCCCACTCCAGCTGCAGCAAGGCCAGAATGGACTTTCACACAGCTCTGTGGATATAGTAGCAAACCGCCTACAAAGCAGTCTATCAGTAGTCCCGTGTAACCAG ATACAAGAGCCCTCTCCATTTGGGCACTCTTAA